From the genome of Labrus bergylta chromosome 12, fLabBer1.1, whole genome shotgun sequence, one region includes:
- the LOC109984911 gene encoding transcription factor Spi-B, with amino-acid sequence MMEEMETMAYMAERLSGERVAWSGGAPSSCSEVDLEVIEEYLQEHSQEVQRVHTAASPQNTMGQPTHSYPHQGLRIIENSWSGQHPYEWDCGSHTPNEEYEDRVLAPVWTSPHENQWVYSYEVPAYIDSDSQSSCSQYQDYQDSSSPSSDRGARKDSMNLAPLSGKRKERLFQFLFEMLQTPSMRSCIWWVQSSAGTFQFSSQNKERLAQLWGRRKGNRKPMTYQKMARALRNYSRTGEIQKVKKKLTYRFDDKTLRGLQGNSNMV; translated from the exons atgatgGAAGAGATGGAGACG ATGGCTTACATGGCCGAGAGGCTGAGCGGAGAGCGTGTCGCCTGGAGCGGAGGAGCTCCTTCCTCCTGCTCAGAGGTGGACCTGGAGGTCATCGAGGAGTACCTACAGGAGCACTCACAGGAGGTCCAGCGTGTTCACACAGCTGCATCGCCTCAGAACACCATGGGGCAACCAACACACTCCTACCCCCACCAGGGCCTCAGGATCATAG AGAATAGCTGGTCAGGTCAGCATCCCTATGAGTGGGACTGTGGCTCTCATACCCCAAATGAAGAATATGAAGATCGAGTCCTGGCCCCAGTCTGGACTAGTCCCCATGAAAACCAGTGG GTGTATTCTTACGAGGTCCCGGCATACATTGACTCAGACTCACAGTCCAGTTGCTCCCAGTACCAGGACTACCAAGATTCATCATCACCTTCCTCTGACAGGGGAGCAAGGAAGGACTCCATGAATCTTGCCCCCCTTTCAG GAAAGAGGAAGGAGCGGTTGTTCCAGTTTCTATTCGAAATGCTCCAGACGCCATCAATGCGGAGCTGCATCTGGTGGGTCCAGTCCTCTGCCGGCACATTTCAGTTCTCCTCCCAAAACAAGGAGCGCCTGGCTCAGCTGTGGGGACGAAGAAAGGGCAATCGCAAGCCCATGACCTACCAGAAGATGGCCCGGGCGCTGAGGAACTACTCTCGCACTGGCGAGATTCAGAAGGTGAAGAAAAAGCTCACCTACCGGTTTGATGACAAGACGCTGAGGGGGC